The following proteins are encoded in a genomic region of Balaenoptera ricei isolate mBalRic1 chromosome 14, mBalRic1.hap2, whole genome shotgun sequence:
- the SERPINB2 gene encoding plasminogen activator inhibitor 2: MEGLYKANTIFALNFFSRLANTSATTQNLFFSPWSISSAMAMIYLGARGNTAHQMAKVLQFNKVGDRKVTPDTQEIFTSCEFTQKIQKGIYPDAILQAQAADTVHSSFRSLSSALNTSTGEYLLESANKLFGEKSARFKEGYMQLSKKYYSTEPQAVDFLERAEDARKKINSWVKTQTKGKIPNLLPEGSIDAETKMVLVNAVYFKGNWKTPFQKKLNGLYPFRVNLTQRKAVQMMFLHAQLNIGYIEDLKVQILELPYAGYVSMFLLLPDAIAECSTGLELLESEITYDKLNKWLSEDTMAEDDVEVYVPRFKLEEHYELKSILKTMGMDDAFSQGQANFLGMSEKNDLFLSEVFHQASVDVNEEGTEAAAGTGAIMSGRTGHGGPQFVADHPFLFFIMHKITNSILFFGRFASP, translated from the exons ATGGAAGGACTTTACAAGGCAAACACAATCTTTGCCCTCAATTTCTTCAGCCGTCTGGCAAATACAAGTGCCACCACCCAGAATCTCTTCTTCTCTCCATGGAGCATCTCCTCTGCCATGGCCATGATCTACCTGGGTGCCAGGGGCAACACTGCACACCAGATGGCCAAA GTGCTTCAGTTTAACAAAGTTGGAGACCGCAAAGTCACCCCAGACACCCAAGAGATCTTCACCAGTTGTGAATTCACACAGAAGATCCAGAAGGGCATTTATCCTGATGCTATTTTGCAG GCACAAGCTGCAGACACAGTCCATTCATCCTTCCGTTCTCTCAGCTCCGCCCTCAACACGTCCACAGGGGAGTATTTATTGGAAAGTGCCAATAAGCTGTTTGGAGAGAAGTCTGCAAGATTCAAGGAA ggATACATGCAGCTCTCCAAGAAATATTACTCTACAGAACCCCAGGCAGTTGACTTCCTAGAACGTGCAGAAGATGCCAGAAAAAAGATTAATTCCTGGGTCAAGACTCAAACCAAAG GCAAAATCCCAAACTTGTTACCTGAAGGTTCTATAGATGCAGAGACCAAGATGGTCCTGGTGAATGCTGTCTACTTCAAAGGAAATTGGAAAACTCCATTTCAGAAGAAATTAAACGGGCTTTATCCTTTCCGTGTGAACTTG actCAGCGCAAAGCAGTACAGATGATGTTCTTGCACGCACAGCTGAACATCGGGTACATAGAAGACCTGAAGGTCCAGATTCTAGAGCTGCCCTACGCTGGATATGTCAGTATGTTCCTGTTGCTTCCAGATGCAATCGCTGAATGCTCTACTGGCTTGGAGTTG CTGGAAAGTGAAATAACTTATGACAAACTCAACAAGTGGCTCAGTGAAGACACCATGGCTGAGGATGATGTGGAGGTGTATGTCCCCCGGTTCAAATTAGAAGAGCATTACgaactcaagtccattctcaagaCCATGGGCATGGATGATGCCTTCAGCCAGGGCCAAGCCAATTTCTTAGGCATGTCTGAAAAGAATGACCTGTTTCTCTCTGAAGTGTTCCATCAAGCCTCTGTGGACGTGAACGAGGAGGGCACTGAAGCAGCTGCTGGCACTGGGGCCATTATGTCAGGGAGAACTGGCCACGGAGGCCCACAGTTTGTGGCAGAccatcctttcctcttctttatcATGCACAAGATTACCAACAGCATCCTCTTTTTTGGCAGATTTGCCTCACCCTAA